A genomic window from Nicotiana sylvestris chromosome 11, ASM39365v2, whole genome shotgun sequence includes:
- the LOC138881689 gene encoding uncharacterized mitochondrial protein AtMg00810-like: MVTRCLLEYAFYLKVHNNGDMLLVCIYVDDSIFTGDNPSLFEAFKKDISPEFEMTNVGLMYYYFGLEVKQMEDEIFISQESYTKEILKKFNMLDYNPVNTPMESGTKLSKFDEGEKVNPVFFKCLVGSLREAWRKILLRAKVCKDVEEN; encoded by the exons ATGGTTACTCGTTGCCTCCTTGAATATGCTTTTTACCTTAAAGTTCATAATAATGGAGATATGTTGCTAGTTTGTATTTATGTTGATGATTCTATTTTTACGGGTGATAACCCAAGTTTGTTTGAAGCTTTTAAGAAAGATATATCACCTGAGTTCGAGATGACAAACGTAGGGCTCATGTATTACTACTTCGGCCTAGAAGTGAAGCAGATGGAGGATGAaatttttatctctcaagaaagctatacaaaagagatattgaagaagttcaacatgCTCGATTACAACCCTGTGAACACACCGATGGAGAGTGGGACAAAATTATCCAAGTTTGATGAAGGAGAAAAAGTGAATCCCGTATTTTTTAAATGTCTTGTGGGAAGTTTGAG AGAAGCTTGGCGGAAGATTTTACTTAGAGCCAAAGTATGCAAAGATGTGGAGGAGAATTAA
- the LOC138881692 gene encoding uncharacterized protein, translated as MLKKANISDASVSLAGKPLFFTLTNLKWIVDFGETNHMVGEKSMLNTGVSVNNYAVANSGIGETFNCFYVFQDLFTGRVKDISREIVNRLPSVVLDNKSSYDIVYGKAPSLQHMRVIGYLWYATDVRKKDKISLRAIKFILLGNGANQKRYKQYDIANKSIFVSRDVTFHEDIYPFQYLSPPISFLDSSLHHIPTLTPIEIVPSSPDDLLFNLGKQSHVLREPEMEEQLVNKEPIQNAVRQSGRVSKPPIWLKDYVTQGKNFVAYVSSIIVPRSYQEAAKDNKWIEAMKVEIWPLE; from the exons ATGTTAAAGAAGGCAAACATATCTGATGCAAGTGTAAGCTTAGCAGGTAAACCTTTATTTTTTACATTAACTAACTTGAAATGGATTGTGGATTTTGGGGAAACTAACCACATGGTTGGTGAAAAATCCATGTTGAACACTGGTGTATCGGTTAATAATTATGCAGTTGCAAATTCTGGCATAGGTGAAACTTTCAACTG TTTTTATGTGTTTCAGGATCTCTTCACTGGGAGGGTAAAGGATATTAGTAGAGAG ATTGTTAATAGGTTGCCATCTGTAGTACTGGACAACAAGTCTTCTTATGATATTGTCTATGGGAAAGCACCTTCTTTGCAGCACATGAGAGTTATAGGATATCTCTGGTATGCCACAGATGTCAGAAAGAAGGATAAAATTTCCCTAAGGGCAATCAAATTTATTTTACTAGGAAATGGTGCAAATCAAAAGAGGTATAAGCAGTATGATATAGCTaacaaatctatttttgttagtagagatgtcacatTTCATGAGGACATCTACCCTTTCCAATATCTGAGTCCTCCTATTAGTTTTCTTGATAGTTCTCTGCATCACATACCTACACTAACCCCTATAGAAATTGTTCCTTCCAGCCCAGACGACTTGTTATTTAATTTAGGAAAACAATCACATGTACTGAGGGAACCTGAGATGGAG GAGCAACTTGTTAATAAGGAGCCCATACAGAATGCTGTCAGGCAATCAGGGAGAGTCAGTAAGCCTCCCATCTGGCTCAAGGACTATGTAACTCAAGGCAAG AACTTTGTGGCCTATGTCTCAAGCATCATTGTGCCCAGATCATATCAGGAGGCTGCCAAAGATAACAAGTGGATAGAGGCAATGAAAGTTGAGATATGGCCATTAGAATAA
- the LOC138881690 gene encoding protein LYK5-like, giving the protein MKIFPKNNTSKVSYDIRGGTELLVPLKCECPDKVFDVGLKYLVTYPFISGDDTEKVSEKFNIFVVDIWGANHLCFNLNVVSNSKFLVPLKGGPSINFIIHDSDQPTPAACGLNIRAIRKFKAEKNRSSIHKSSVTSGSTPRNSPPMTTRSSTNLCVSPDLLAGIKYSLGEYNIDELKRGTDNFSEGTKIKQVIYVHSRINHVNIVNLRGVCYGEDDISGSYLVFEYPSNGTLRDCLSNSLASLSWNRRTQIAFDIATGLHYLHFCSIPPNTHMNIISKKIFLASNWMYMAQCLKNEHFCIWGSITRAHIRKRRCRWKLFRDSITFLRGGANEGGCFEQLKFFIDPNLMDYPLTEALGLAVLAKACIEDDPLHRPSMNDIIKILSRIV; this is encoded by the exons ATGAAAATATTTCCAAAAAACAATACTTCTAAAGTCAGTTATGATATCAGAGGTGGTACAGAGTTGCTTGTGCCTTTGAAATGTGAATGTCCTGATAAAGTTTTTGACGTCGGATTAAAGTACCTTGTCACATACCCTTTTATTTCAGGAGATGATACAGAAAAAGTAAGTGAAAAATTCAATATTTTTGTTGTAGATATATGGGGTGCTAACCATTTATGTTTTAATCTCAATGTAGtttcaaattcaaaatttttAGTTCCCTTAAAAGGAGGACCATCTATTAATTTTATAATTCATGATTCTGACCAACCTACTCCTG CTGCTTGTGGTTTAAATATAAGGGCCATAAGGAAATTCAAGGCAGAGAAAAATCGTTCTTCGATACATAAAAGCTCTGTTACTTCAGGTTCAACACCAAGAAATTCCCCTCCAATGACTACTAGAAGTTCTACTAATTTATGCGTATCACCTGATTTACTTGCAGGAATAAAGTACTCTTTGGGGGAGTACAACATAGACGAATTGAAAAGAGGGACAGATAATTTTAGTGAAGGAACTAAGATAAAACAAGTAATTTATGTACACTCAAGAATCAATCATGTTAATATTGTTAATCTTCGAGGTGTTTGTTATGGTGAGGATGACATTTCAGGATCTTATCTTGTGTTTGAATATCCATCAAATGGAACATTAAGGGATTGTTTGTCAAACTCCTTAGCTTCTCTTAGTTGGAATAGAAGAACTCAAATTGCCTTTGACATTGCCACGGGGCTACATTACTTGCACTTTTGCAGTATTCCACCGAATACACACATGAACATAATTAGCAAAAAAATCTTCTTGGCTTCGAATTGGATG TACATGGCTCAGTGTCTGAAAAATGAACATTTTTGCATTTGGGGTAGTATTACTCGAGCTCATATAAGGAAAAGAAGATGTAGATGGAAGCTTTTTAGGGATTCAATTACATTTTTGAGAGGGGGAGCTAATGAAGGAGGATGCTTTGAACAATTGAAATTTTTTATTGATCCAAACCTTATGGATTACCCTTTAACAGAAGCATTAGGTTTAGCTGTTTTAGCTAAAGCTTGTATTGAAGACGATCCTCTTCATAGGCCATCTATGAATGATATAATTAAAATTCTTTCTAGAATAGTATGA